From one Coffea eugenioides isolate CCC68of chromosome 11, Ceug_1.0, whole genome shotgun sequence genomic stretch:
- the LOC113752827 gene encoding transcription factor HEC2-like, with the protein MKIELLKSASQNQLGSPTTGMHLGKFYQSSATTNYLYGISEPPELGSSSKSAASTDPIFLNPYIVASTSSISLAGNPVPDSGSIASVAVPEFTPANGSSLSNPLQKRSSMDAMREMIFRIAMMQPIHIDPESVKPPRRKNVKMSKDPQSVAARHRRERISEKIRILQRLVPGGTKMDTASMLDEAAHYLKFLKKQVQSLEQTANNRPLNNAGIPMMMATSAVVDYSNLVKGCQRQSVHLGSIQMLT; encoded by the coding sequence ATGAAGATAGAGCTCCTCAAATCAGCTTCACAAAATCAATTAGGATCACCAACAACGGGGATGCACCTTGGCAAGTTCTACCAATCTTCTGCGACTACTAATTATCTGTATGGTATTTCCGAGCCACCGGAACTCGGATCATCTAGTAAAAGTGCCGCAAGTACTGATCCAATATTTCTAAATCCATATATTGTTGCTTCAACATCGTCCATCTCACTCGCGGGCAACCCTGTTCCAGATTCAGGCAGCATTGCTTCTGTAGCAGTTCCAGAATTTACACCTGCAAATGGATCATCATTGTCGAATCCATTGCAGAAAAGAAGCTCCATGGATGCGATGAGAGAAATGATTTTCCGCATAGCAATGATGCAGCCGATTCACATTGACCCTGAATCGGTAAAGCCACCGAGAAGAAAGAATGTGAAGATGTCCAAGGACCCTCAAAGTGTGGCAGCTAGGCACCGGAGGGAACGGATTAGTGAGAAGATCAGAATTCTGCAGAGACTTGTTCCAGGAGGGACTAAAATGGACACGGCTTCTATGTTGGACGAGGCGGCTCATTACCTTAAGTTTTTAAAAAAGCAAGTGCAATCCCTGGAGCAAACTGCAAATAATAGGCCACTGAATAATGCTGGAATTCCGATGATGATGGCGACATCAGCTGTTGTAGATTATTCTAACTTGGTAAAAGGATGCCAGCGTCAGTCTGTTCACCTGGGCTCTATACAAATGCTTACTTGA